In bacterium, the following are encoded in one genomic region:
- a CDS encoding TIGR03986 family CRISPR-associated RAMP protein: protein MSKKKKKKNKWMSFEDFQKEFGSGQTPPEAPKESHNIQIRYQPTPQEFRSSQRRRQPTPPQVPANNKATAPYNFIPLSEKVVKSDFDITNYPFNKYHKDLNTGYIEVELEAKTPLYIRDTMNPKEREEEDKINKDENRTRVECANSDFFSPAERPRIPGSSLRGLIRTMVEIVSFSKFGFYEDKLLYYRGLADKSRVFRTEYSKHMSSWDRHSKKATYKMSAGLMYKQGLKYYIIPAESFSQTDKKVGKRQYFIKLDENRYLVVSGDMNNKKHEWIITCNPDKNRTIEVPRQDINEYKNDRLRDSTVIDVVKKASTDKFVPCFYVNWKDVKGNNRISFGHTPMFRLAYQKTIGDHISNFLKNKDIDIASTIFGNEKEFAGRVFFEDSYFQGNKEELFEREEKTPKILSTPKPTSFQHYLEQQNSFNLNHYNTSANIRGYKMYWHKSGKNYEEIPSKIAKSPKQYTKIKPAKEGAKFLGRIRFENLTKVELGALLFAIQLKEGLCHKIGMGKPLGLGSVKITPKLFLSEREKRYSDFMCEFVEAKNSETETKEFIEKFEDYVLKQLGEKGKKTFWELSRLKELSCMLDFEGRPSDDNTSYMNIEPVNQFKDRKTLPKPSEVI from the coding sequence ATGTCAAAGAAAAAGAAAAAGAAAAACAAATGGATGTCTTTTGAAGATTTTCAAAAAGAGTTTGGAAGTGGGCAGACACCTCCAGAAGCACCTAAAGAATCTCATAATATACAAATAAGATACCAACCGACACCTCAAGAATTTCGCAGTTCACAAAGAAGACGCCAACCTACACCTCCCCAAGTACCTGCTAACAATAAAGCCACAGCGCCTTACAACTTTATACCTTTGAGCGAAAAGGTTGTGAAGTCAGATTTTGATATTACAAACTACCCTTTTAATAAATATCACAAAGATTTAAATACAGGGTATATCGAAGTTGAACTTGAAGCAAAAACACCTTTATATATCAGGGACACAATGAACCCTAAAGAAAGAGAAGAGGAAGATAAAATAAACAAAGACGAAAATAGAACACGTGTTGAATGCGCCAACTCAGATTTTTTCTCACCTGCAGAAAGGCCAAGAATACCGGGTAGTTCTTTGCGTGGATTGATAAGAACTATGGTAGAAATAGTCAGTTTTAGTAAATTTGGGTTTTATGAAGACAAACTTTTGTATTATAGAGGTCTTGCTGATAAATCAAGAGTTTTCAGAACAGAATATAGCAAACATATGTCCTCATGGGATAGACATTCAAAAAAAGCTACTTATAAAATGTCTGCAGGGCTTATGTATAAGCAGGGCTTAAAATATTACATTATACCTGCAGAATCTTTTTCTCAAACAGACAAAAAAGTAGGAAAAAGACAATATTTTATCAAACTTGATGAAAACAGGTATCTTGTTGTCTCAGGAGATATGAACAACAAAAAACATGAATGGATAATAACCTGTAATCCTGATAAAAATAGGACAATTGAAGTTCCAAGACAAGATATTAACGAGTATAAAAACGATAGATTAAGGGATTCTACAGTTATAGATGTTGTTAAAAAAGCATCTACAGATAAGTTTGTTCCTTGTTTTTATGTTAATTGGAAAGATGTTAAAGGAAACAATAGAATATCTTTTGGGCATACCCCAATGTTTCGACTTGCTTACCAGAAAACTATAGGAGACCATATATCTAATTTTTTGAAAAATAAAGATATAGATATTGCTTCAACTATTTTTGGTAACGAAAAAGAGTTTGCTGGAAGAGTTTTCTTTGAGGACTCTTATTTTCAAGGTAATAAAGAGGAACTTTTTGAAAGAGAAGAAAAAACTCCTAAAATTCTTTCAACACCAAAACCCACATCGTTCCAGCATTATCTTGAACAGCAAAACAGTTTTAATTTAAACCATTACAATACAAGCGCAAATATCAGAGGATACAAAATGTATTGGCATAAATCAGGTAAAAATTATGAAGAAATTCCGAGTAAAATTGCTAAAAGCCCTAAACAATACACAAAAATCAAACCAGCAAAAGAAGGAGCGAAATTTTTAGGTAGAATAAGATTTGAAAACCTAACAAAAGTTGAATTGGGGGCACTTCTCTTTGCTATCCAATTGAAAGAGGGTTTATGTCATAAGATAGGTATGGGAAAACCTCTCGGTCTTGGTTCTGTAAAGATTACTCCTAAGTTGTTTTTGTCTGAAAGAGAAAAAAGGTACTCAGATTTTATGTGTGAATTTGTTGAGGCAAAAAATTCCGAGACAGAAACTAAAGAATTTATTGAAAAATTTGAGGATTATGTTTTAAAGCAATTAGGAGAGAAAGGGAAAAAAACATTTTGGGAACTTTCTCGACTTAAAGAGTTGAGTTGTATGCTTGATTTTGAAGGTAGACCTTCTGATGATAACACATCTTATATGAATATAGAACCAGTGAATCAATTTAAAGATAGAAAAACTTTACCCAAACCTTCTGAGGTAATTTAA
- the csx19 gene encoding CRISPR-associated protein Csx19 yields MSNGLNLKRILSESNPKSVSENILDFVKEYIKENSFVVAYLDNEVLIGKYKDGDFILPDNKTIDPKFIQKLRIFNESCELLVWRSRQTLKSRFRKDGKGEKVFVIEANQVLFGTQKDDNFSQDGFISYIEDRGTGVILPDIGLISDSVKGKRIGIKTRNYVSYTENWQATYDDVRFVGFVQLEEEVK; encoded by the coding sequence ATGAGTAACGGATTAAACCTTAAAAGAATACTATCAGAGTCAAACCCTAAGAGTGTTTCTGAAAATATTCTCGACTTTGTAAAGGAATACATAAAAGAAAACTCTTTTGTAGTAGCGTATCTTGATAACGAAGTTCTTATTGGAAAATATAAAGATGGTGATTTTATTTTGCCAGATAATAAAACTATTGACCCTAAATTTATACAAAAACTAAGAATTTTTAATGAAAGTTGTGAACTTTTAGTTTGGCGAAGCAGACAAACTCTTAAAAGCCGTTTTAGAAAAGATGGAAAAGGAGAAAAAGTATTCGTTATAGAAGCAAATCAGGTTCTTTTTGGAACCCAGAAAGACGATAATTTCTCTCAGGACGGTTTTATATCATATATAGAAGATAGAGGGACAGGTGTAATTTTACCAGATATAGGTCTAATTTCAGATTCCGTTAAAGGTAAGAGAATCGGTATAAAAACTCGAAACTACGTAAGTTATACCGAAAATTGGCAAGCAACCTATGATGATGTGAGATTTGTTGGATTTGTTCAATTAGAAGAGGAGGTAAAATAA